The following coding sequences are from one Collimonas arenae window:
- the mgtA gene encoding magnesium-translocating P-type ATPase: MNLNILKETFVSFVHTHGMDRHFRRLAPDMFRSTPVTKEVPHTLAETLSTAAHVDINELFKTLHSRADGLTEAEADDIRATVGPNEVEHEKPISKWVHLWQCYKNPFNLLLTVLATVSYLTEDMKATIVIGSMVVLSTLLRFVQESRSNTAADKLKAMVSNTATVLRHDLAEDIAEEALRYFDVTLHPKGARRIELPIKKLVPGDIVQLSAGDMIPADLRLLTAKDLFISQAAMTGESLPVEKFVVHRGATTTNPLELDNLCFMGTNVVSGSATAIVVTTGNRTYFGALAERVTASDRTPTAFQSGVNKVSWLLIRFMMVMTPVVFFLNGLTKGDWLEAFLFAMSIAVGLTPEMLPMIVTSTLAKGAVALSRKKVIVKRLDAIQNFGAMDVLCTDKTGTLTQDKIFLERHTDILGEQDDLVLEYAYLNSHYQTGLKNLLDVAVLEHAELQREMALASAYRKVDEIPFDFQRRRMSVVVSEREDHHELICKGAVEEIVSVCTHARHNGEVVPFTKELLQEIYETTSSLNAEGLRVVAVAAKDLPPTKEVYGVADESDLVLIGYIAFLDPPKESTKPALDALKAHGITVKILTGDNELVTAKICRQVGLAVDGMLLGNDVEKMSDADLAVAVDTTTVFAKLSPTHKERIVRVLHDKGHVVGFMGDGINDAPALRAADIGISVDTAVDIAKEAADIILLEKSLMVLEEGVLEGRKTFANMLKYIKMTASSNFGNVFSVLVASAFLPFLPMLPLHLLVQNLLYDISQITIPFDNVDKEFLEKPQRWNAGEIGRFMVFFGPISSIFDITTFALMWYIFGANTPEHQTLFQSGWFIEGLLSQTLIVHMIRTRKIPFFQSRASWALMSMTIIIMLVGILLPMSPLAHYFKLQALPLTYFPWLLLILVAYAVLTQAMKGWYARRYGWQ, translated from the coding sequence ATGAATCTGAATATTCTCAAAGAAACATTCGTTAGCTTTGTTCACACGCATGGCATGGACCGCCACTTCCGTCGGCTTGCTCCCGACATGTTCCGCAGCACGCCGGTTACCAAAGAAGTGCCGCATACGCTGGCGGAAACCTTGTCAACAGCGGCGCACGTTGACATCAACGAGCTGTTCAAGACCTTACACAGTCGTGCCGATGGCCTGACCGAGGCGGAAGCGGACGACATCCGCGCCACGGTTGGTCCAAATGAGGTCGAGCACGAAAAGCCGATCTCCAAGTGGGTTCACTTGTGGCAATGTTACAAAAACCCGTTCAACCTGCTGCTGACTGTGCTGGCCACCGTGTCTTACCTGACGGAAGACATGAAAGCGACCATCGTCATCGGTTCGATGGTGGTACTGTCGACGCTGCTGCGCTTTGTTCAGGAATCGCGCTCCAACACCGCCGCCGATAAGCTCAAGGCGATGGTCAGCAATACCGCCACCGTGCTGCGCCACGATCTGGCCGAAGACATTGCCGAAGAAGCCCTGCGCTACTTCGACGTGACTCTGCATCCGAAGGGTGCGCGCCGCATCGAATTGCCGATCAAGAAATTGGTGCCGGGCGATATCGTCCAGCTATCCGCCGGCGACATGATCCCGGCCGACCTGCGCCTGCTGACCGCCAAGGACCTGTTTATCAGTCAGGCCGCCATGACCGGCGAATCGCTGCCAGTAGAAAAATTCGTGGTCCATCGCGGCGCTACCACCACCAACCCGCTAGAACTGGATAACCTGTGCTTCATGGGCACCAACGTGGTCAGCGGGTCCGCCACTGCCATTGTCGTTACCACCGGCAACCGCACCTACTTTGGCGCCTTGGCCGAACGCGTCACCGCCTCCGACCGTACGCCGACAGCATTCCAGTCCGGCGTCAACAAGGTTAGCTGGCTGCTGATCCGCTTCATGATGGTGATGACGCCGGTCGTGTTTTTCCTGAATGGCTTGACCAAGGGCGACTGGCTGGAAGCGTTCCTGTTTGCGATGTCGATTGCGGTTGGCCTGACACCGGAAATGCTGCCGATGATCGTTACCTCGACATTGGCCAAGGGCGCAGTCGCCCTGTCGCGCAAGAAGGTCATCGTCAAGCGTCTCGATGCGATCCAGAACTTCGGCGCGATGGACGTGCTGTGCACCGACAAGACAGGCACCCTGACCCAGGACAAGATTTTCCTGGAACGCCACACCGACATCCTCGGCGAACAAGACGACCTGGTGCTGGAATATGCCTATCTCAACAGCCACTATCAAACCGGCCTGAAAAACCTGCTCGATGTCGCCGTGCTGGAACACGCCGAACTGCAGCGCGAAATGGCGCTGGCTTCGGCTTATCGCAAGGTCGATGAAATCCCGTTCGATTTCCAGCGCCGCCGCATGTCGGTGGTGGTCAGCGAACGTGAAGACCATCACGAGCTGATCTGCAAAGGCGCGGTCGAGGAAATCGTGTCGGTTTGTACCCACGCCCGTCACAACGGCGAAGTGGTGCCGTTCACCAAGGAACTGCTGCAGGAAATCTACGAAACTACGTCCAGTCTGAATGCCGAAGGCTTGCGCGTGGTAGCGGTAGCGGCCAAGGATCTGCCGCCGACCAAGGAAGTGTATGGCGTCGCCGATGAAAGCGATCTGGTCCTGATCGGCTACATCGCCTTCCTTGATCCGCCAAAGGAATCCACCAAACCGGCGCTCGACGCACTGAAGGCGCACGGCATTACGGTCAAGATCCTGACCGGCGACAACGAACTGGTGACAGCCAAGATCTGCCGCCAGGTCGGCCTTGCCGTAGACGGCATGCTGCTCGGTAACGACGTCGAGAAAATGAGTGACGCCGACCTCGCGGTCGCAGTCGACACCACTACCGTATTCGCCAAACTCAGCCCGACCCACAAGGAACGCATCGTGCGTGTACTGCACGACAAGGGCCACGTGGTCGGCTTCATGGGCGATGGCATCAATGATGCGCCGGCGCTGCGCGCCGCCGATATCGGCATCTCGGTCGACACCGCAGTCGACATCGCCAAGGAAGCCGCCGACATCATCCTGCTGGAAAAGAGCTTGATGGTGCTGGAAGAAGGCGTGCTGGAAGGCCGCAAGACCTTCGCCAACATGCTGAAGTACATCAAGATGACAGCCAGTTCGAACTTCGGCAACGTGTTCTCGGTACTGGTGGCTAGCGCCTTCTTGCCGTTCTTGCCGATGCTGCCGTTGCATCTGTTGGTGCAGAACCTGCTGTACGATATCTCGCAGATCACGATTCCGTTCGATAACGTCGACAAGGAATTCCTGGAAAAACCGCAGCGCTGGAACGCCGGCGAAATCGGTCGTTTCATGGTGTTCTTCGGTCCGATCAGCTCGATTTTCGACATCACCACCTTCGCCCTGATGTGGTACATCTTCGGCGCCAATACGCCGGAACATCAAACCCTGTTCCAGTCCGGCTGGTTCATCGAAGGCCTGCTGTCGCAAACGCTGATCGTGCACATGATCCGCACCCGCAAGATTCCATTCTTCCAGAGCCGCGCGTCGTGGGCGCTGATGAGCATGACCATCATCATCATGCTGGTCGGGATTCTGCTGCCGATGTCGCCACTGGCGCACTACTTCAAGCTGCAGGCTTTGCCGCTGACCTACTTCCCATGGTTGCTGCTGATCCTGGTGGCGTATGCGGTGCTGACGCAGGCGATGAAGGGCTGGTATGCCCGCCGCTACGGCTGGCAGTAA
- a CDS encoding LemA family protein — translation MKTFFKWLAIAFLASLLSACGYNDFQTKDEAVKAAWGEVVNQYQGRADLVPKIAQIVKAYATHEEATFEAVTKARSAATSFQITPEVLNDPAAFEKFQQVQGQLSSALSRLMAVSENYPQLKADGLYRDAQSQLEGIENRIKVARNRYIVAVQDYNVLARSFPTNLTAMAMGYKVKPSFTVDNEKAISTSPDVDFGGKK, via the coding sequence ATGAAAACTTTCTTCAAATGGCTGGCAATTGCCTTTCTCGCATCCTTGCTCAGCGCGTGCGGCTATAACGATTTCCAAACCAAGGACGAAGCTGTCAAGGCGGCTTGGGGCGAAGTCGTCAACCAATATCAAGGGCGCGCCGACCTGGTGCCGAAAATTGCCCAGATCGTCAAGGCTTATGCCACTCATGAAGAAGCAACCTTCGAAGCGGTGACCAAGGCGCGCTCGGCAGCAACCAGCTTCCAGATCACGCCGGAAGTGCTGAACGATCCGGCTGCATTCGAGAAATTCCAGCAGGTGCAGGGGCAGCTGTCTTCCGCCCTGTCGCGACTGATGGCCGTCTCCGAAAATTATCCGCAGTTGAAGGCAGACGGCTTGTACCGCGATGCCCAATCGCAGCTGGAAGGCATCGAGAACCGCATCAAGGTGGCGCGTAACCGCTATATCGTCGCCGTGCAGGACTACAACGTACTGGCGCGCAGCTTCCCAACCAACCTGACCGCGATGGCGATGGGTTACAAGGTCAAGCCTTCCTTCACGGTAGATAACGAAAAAGCGATCTCGACATCGCCTGATGTCGATTTCGGCGGCAAAAAATAA
- a CDS encoding CinA family protein: MNTNNVVEDNTEQIIDLAGQVGRALQAKGWFLSTAESCTGGGISQAITEIAGSSEWFDCGFVTYSNASKTELLDIPEAEIAQHGTVSEEIAAAMAEGALANSNADVTVSTTGIAGPGGAVPGKPVGTVCFGWSVGHRTHTERLVFSGDRRAVREQTVIHALQGLLRFLK, encoded by the coding sequence ATGAACACGAACAACGTGGTTGAGGACAACACCGAACAAATCATCGATCTCGCAGGACAGGTCGGGCGCGCCTTGCAAGCCAAGGGCTGGTTCCTGTCGACAGCGGAATCCTGCACCGGCGGCGGCATATCGCAGGCCATCACCGAAATCGCCGGTTCATCGGAATGGTTTGATTGCGGCTTCGTGACCTACTCGAACGCCTCCAAGACGGAATTGCTGGATATCCCGGAAGCCGAGATCGCCCAACATGGCACGGTGAGCGAGGAAATCGCCGCGGCGATGGCTGAAGGCGCGCTAGCCAACAGCAATGCCGACGTCACCGTCTCCACCACCGGCATCGCCGGACCTGGCGGCGCAGTTCCGGGCAAACCGGTCGGCACCGTTTGCTTCGGCTGGTCAGTGGGGCATCGCACGCATACCGAGCGGCTGGTGTTTTCAGGTGATCGCCGTGCGGTGCGGGAGCAGACCGTGATTCACGCGCTGCAAGGCTTGTTGCGCTTCCTGAAGTAA
- the dacB gene encoding D-alanyl-D-alanine carboxypeptidase/D-alanyl-D-alanine-endopeptidase yields the protein MKKIHALSVVLSSFILANAQAQDVSASLPAPFSKALQQAGISAQSVGVYVQEVDGDGRVLASANAGVPFNPASTMKLLTTDAALELLGPTYRWKTQAYADGNQIGSTLQGDLIFKGNGDPKLVLENFWLFLRQIRAKGIRDIRGNVLLDRSTFDQNAYDPSEFDGDPMKPYNVGPDALLLNYKTLTFQFMPDQDKRQVSVVIDPPMSGYAVTSPRLGKGGCDDWQGKLQASVDADGASFNGALPASCGEKTWYVNPYKMSSTQYFGAVFRQMWTDLGGSFSGSVKNGVVPPTARLVTEWSSVTLPEVIRDINKYSNNVMARQVLLTIAADILKLPATPERGARAIQSWLAGKGIDATGLVIENGSGLSRNERVSAKTMGRMMTAAFQSPTMPEFVSSMPLVGYDGTMRKRLKDQGVAGQAHVKTGTLNDVRAIAGYVLAASGKYYAVVCLINDPNAARGQAAQDGLLQWVYENG from the coding sequence TTGAAAAAAATCCACGCGCTCAGTGTCGTCTTGTCCTCCTTCATTCTGGCTAATGCGCAGGCGCAGGATGTGTCGGCTTCCTTGCCAGCGCCGTTCAGCAAGGCGTTGCAGCAGGCCGGCATTTCCGCTCAAAGCGTCGGTGTGTATGTGCAGGAAGTCGACGGCGACGGCCGCGTGCTGGCCTCGGCCAATGCCGGTGTACCGTTCAATCCGGCTTCGACCATGAAGTTGCTCACCACCGATGCGGCACTGGAGTTGCTGGGGCCGACCTATCGCTGGAAAACCCAGGCCTATGCCGATGGCAACCAGATCGGCAGCACCTTGCAGGGCGACCTGATCTTCAAGGGCAACGGCGATCCCAAGCTGGTGTTGGAGAATTTTTGGCTGTTCCTGCGCCAGATCCGCGCCAAGGGCATTCGCGACATCCGTGGCAACGTGTTGCTCGATCGCAGCACGTTTGACCAGAATGCCTATGATCCGTCCGAGTTCGACGGCGATCCGATGAAGCCTTACAACGTTGGTCCCGACGCCTTGCTGCTGAACTACAAGACGCTGACGTTCCAGTTCATGCCGGACCAGGACAAGCGGCAGGTCAGCGTCGTCATCGATCCGCCCATGAGCGGCTACGCCGTCACTTCGCCAAGGCTCGGCAAGGGCGGCTGCGACGACTGGCAAGGCAAGCTCCAAGCCTCGGTGGATGCCGACGGCGCCAGCTTCAACGGTGCGCTGCCAGCCTCCTGCGGTGAGAAAACCTGGTACGTCAATCCTTATAAGATGAGTTCGACCCAATACTTCGGTGCGGTATTCCGCCAGATGTGGACCGACCTTGGCGGCAGCTTCAGCGGTAGCGTCAAGAACGGCGTGGTGCCACCGACCGCGCGTCTGGTGACCGAATGGAGTTCGGTCACCTTGCCGGAAGTAATCCGCGACATCAACAAGTACAGCAACAACGTGATGGCGCGCCAGGTATTGCTGACTATCGCCGCCGATATCCTCAAACTGCCGGCGACACCGGAGCGCGGCGCGCGAGCGATCCAGAGCTGGCTGGCCGGCAAGGGCATCGACGCTACCGGCCTGGTGATCGAGAACGGCTCCGGCCTGTCGCGCAACGAGCGCGTATCGGCCAAGACCATGGGCCGCATGATGACCGCCGCCTTCCAATCGCCGACCATGCCGGAGTTCGTCTCCTCAATGCCGCTAGTCGGTTACGACGGCACCATGCGCAAGCGCCTCAAAGACCAGGGCGTGGCCGGGCAGGCCCACGTCAAGACCGGCACCCTGAACGATGTGCGCGCGATTGCCGGTTATGTACTGGCAGCATCGGGCAAGTACTACGCGGTGGTCTGCCTGATCAACGACCCCAACGCGGCCAGGGGTCAGGCGGCGCAGGATGGGTTGTTGCAGTGGGTATATGAAAACGGCTGA
- a CDS encoding TPM domain-containing protein produces MASTLQRFWRHLTTTRGSAQRAFPAATLKAIQHKIAEGEITHRAEVKMIVEGSLSLPAVLNGVTSRNRAHELFAHYRIWDTEENVGVLLYVNLADHKVEIVVDRAVGRAIKSAEWQAVCKTMTKEFASGAFHDSTLAALEQMNGYLTQHFPDQGRKKNELSDKPLVL; encoded by the coding sequence ATGGCATCGACTCTACAACGCTTCTGGCGCCACCTGACGACAACCCGCGGCAGCGCGCAACGCGCCTTCCCGGCTGCGACACTGAAGGCGATCCAACACAAGATTGCCGAAGGCGAAATCACGCACCGAGCCGAAGTCAAGATGATTGTTGAAGGCTCGCTGAGCCTGCCGGCGGTGCTGAACGGCGTCACGTCGCGCAACCGTGCGCATGAACTGTTTGCCCACTATCGGATTTGGGATACAGAAGAAAATGTCGGCGTGTTGCTGTATGTCAATCTGGCCGACCACAAGGTCGAGATCGTGGTCGATCGCGCAGTTGGCCGTGCAATCAAGAGCGCCGAATGGCAAGCCGTATGCAAAACCATGACCAAGGAATTCGCCAGCGGCGCCTTCCATGACAGCACCCTGGCGGCGCTGGAACAAATGAACGGTTACCTCACCCAGCACTTTCCGGACCAAGGCCGAAAAAAGAACGAGCTGTCGGACAAACCGCTAGTCCTGTAA
- a CDS encoding TPM domain-containing protein — MSSSTMPALARLSHLSRLALACWLALLAVLALPVLAQTMAQQVPVPPLQSHVTDLVGMLQPDQRATLDNVLSQYEERTGSQIAVLLLSKTEPEGIEDYAVRVADAWKLGRKGIDDGVILLVAKDNPKALRRMMILTGRGVQGSLTDAQSKRILQDIIAPYFVKNDYYGGLTAGVSAIMPLLDSEHFAAPTHKAAQQQEPTSDLLGTLAPLLFFGFIILITVISRARGASGNSAARSTAMSGATRPASSSAAS, encoded by the coding sequence ATGTCCTCCAGCACGATGCCTGCTTTGGCGCGTTTATCCCATTTGTCCCGCCTGGCGTTGGCCTGCTGGCTTGCGCTGCTGGCGGTACTAGCCCTACCCGTCTTGGCCCAAACCATGGCGCAGCAGGTGCCGGTGCCGCCGTTGCAATCACATGTCACCGATCTGGTCGGCATGCTGCAGCCGGATCAGCGCGCTACGCTGGATAACGTGCTGAGCCAGTACGAAGAGCGGACCGGCAGTCAGATTGCGGTCCTGCTGCTGAGCAAGACCGAGCCGGAAGGTATCGAAGATTATGCAGTGCGGGTCGCCGATGCCTGGAAGCTGGGCCGCAAGGGTATCGACGACGGCGTCATCCTGCTGGTCGCCAAGGATAATCCGAAAGCGCTGCGGCGCATGATGATCCTGACCGGGCGCGGCGTGCAGGGTTCGCTAACCGATGCGCAATCGAAGCGCATCCTGCAGGACATCATCGCGCCCTACTTCGTCAAGAATGATTATTACGGCGGCTTGACCGCTGGTGTCTCGGCCATCATGCCGCTGCTCGACAGCGAGCATTTTGCCGCACCGACGCACAAGGCGGCGCAACAGCAGGAACCCACATCCGATCTGCTGGGCACGCTGGCGCCGTTGCTGTTCTTCGGCTTCATCATCCTGATCACGGTCATTTCGCGCGCACGCGGCGCTAGCGGTAATTCGGCCGCGCGCTCAACAGCAATGTCTGGGGCAACGCGGCCGGCGTCATCATCGGCAGCATCCTGA
- the pyrF gene encoding orotidine-5'-phosphate decarboxylase: MTFIEKLSAAWSANNSLLCVGLDPDIAKFPSHLQQKSHAIFDFCKAIIDATADTACSFKPQIAYFSAIRAEDQLEAICEYLRTNYPHIPIVMDAKRGDIGATAEQYAREAFERYGADAVTVSPYMGFDSVAPYLEWKDRGAIVLCRTSNAGGSDLQFLTVDGVPLYQHVARLVAEKWNTNGQCGLVVGATFPQELAQVRSIIGDMPLLVPGVGAQGGDIQATVNAGKTASGQGMMINSSRAILYAKPDQAAGEDFAQAAGRVARETRDAINCFRS, from the coding sequence GTGACTTTCATCGAAAAATTATCCGCCGCCTGGAGCGCCAACAACTCCCTGCTGTGCGTAGGGCTGGACCCGGATATTGCCAAATTTCCATCACATCTGCAGCAGAAATCGCATGCCATCTTTGATTTCTGCAAGGCAATTATAGATGCGACTGCCGATACAGCCTGCTCTTTCAAGCCGCAAATCGCCTATTTTTCGGCAATACGCGCGGAAGACCAGCTTGAGGCCATCTGCGAATATTTGCGTACTAACTATCCGCACATCCCGATCGTGATGGACGCCAAACGCGGCGATATCGGCGCAACCGCCGAGCAGTATGCGCGTGAGGCGTTCGAGCGCTACGGTGCCGATGCGGTAACGGTGAGTCCTTACATGGGTTTCGATTCGGTCGCACCTTACCTGGAGTGGAAGGACCGCGGGGCCATCGTACTGTGCCGTACCTCCAATGCCGGTGGCTCCGACCTGCAATTTTTGACGGTCGACGGTGTGCCGCTGTATCAGCACGTGGCGCGTCTGGTGGCTGAAAAATGGAACACAAACGGCCAGTGCGGCCTGGTGGTGGGGGCGACCTTCCCGCAGGAACTGGCGCAAGTGCGCAGCATCATCGGCGATATGCCGTTGCTGGTGCCGGGCGTCGGTGCTCAGGGCGGCGATATCCAGGCCACCGTGAATGCCGGCAAGACTGCCAGCGGCCAAGGCATGATGATCAATTCGTCGCGAGCGATCCTGTATGCCAAGCCGGACCAGGCCGCCGGAGAAGATTTTGCCCAGGCAGCAGGCCGCGTAGCACGCGAAACGCGCGACGCGATCAATTGTTTCCGGAGTTAA